One genomic window of Biomphalaria glabrata chromosome 9, xgBioGlab47.1, whole genome shotgun sequence includes the following:
- the LOC106061823 gene encoding parafibromin-like — protein sequence MADVLSILRQYHTNKKEIIEKDGQIIFGEFAWPKNAKTNYVIWGTGKDGIPKEYYTLDSILYLLKNVHLQHPLYVREAVASNISVVRRPDRKDLLAYLNGETNTASSIDKSAPLEISQRPTQIKRAAEDVAGEADKKKPRMEDPQVLLDKMNWISKIDGGRDNSVMPAVGTSSLHEAMPLEKIAAIKAKILAIKRTKIKGDDDIQSGALEQRTFVDAEVDVTRDIVSRERLWRTRTTILQSVGKQFAKNIFSILQSIKAREEGTQRSQNPSQSMVSTSAPQARPQQPITGYNRYDQERFKGKEETEGFKIDTMGTFHGMALKSVTEGAQARKMPQPAPQPVPQPAPVIQPVSRPVSQARPPPNQKKGSRTPIIIIPAASTSLITMLNAKDILQDLKFVSTEDKKAQGAKRDNEVLIHRRKDGGLTVPYRIIDNPLKLTPDDWDRVVAVFVQGPAWQFKSWPWNGNPVDIFAKIKAFHLKWTELPTDNNVQKWSVNIMNLDRHRRHLDRATLQRFWEVLDKYMVQNKPHLRY from the exons atggctgATGTCCTCAGCATTTTGCGTCAGTATCACACAAATAAAAAGGAGATTATTGAAAAGGATGGTCAGATTATTTTTGGAGAATTTGCTTGGCcgaaaaatgcaaaaacaaattatgttaTTTGGGG AACGGGTAAAGATGGAATACCTAAAGAATATTATACACTTGACTCGATTCTCTATCTACTGAAAAATGTTCACCTGCAGCATCCTTTGTACGTCAGAGAGGCTGTG gctagcaATATCAGTGTCGTTCGTCGTCCAGATAGGAAAGACTTGCTTGCATATCTAAATGGAGAAACTAACACAGCCAGTAGTATTGATAAAAGTGCCCCGCTTGAAATCTCACAAAGACCAACACAAA tCAAACGTGCTGCTGAAGATGTGGCTGGTGAAGCAGATAAAAAGAAACCTAGAATGGAG GACCCACAAGTTTTGCTTGATAAGATGAACTGGATCAGTAAAATTGATGGTGGAAGAGACAATTCTGTGATGCCTGCTGTtgg TACATCTTCCTTACATGAGGCTATGCCACTGGAGAAGATTGCTGCCATCAAGGCCAAAATTTTGGCCATAAAACGAACCAAGATAAAAGGTGATGATGATATTCAGTCTGGTGCTTTGGAGCAGAGAACTTTCGTGGACGCTGAGGTGGATGTGACCAGAGACATTGTCAGTCGTGAGAGGCTGTGGAGAACAAGAACTACTATCTTGCAAAGTGTGGGCAAA caaTTTGCCAAAAACATATTTAGCATTCTTCAGTCAATCAAAGCTAGAGAAGAGGGCACTCAGCGGTCACAGAACCCATCCCAGAGTATGGTCTCTACATCAGCT CCTCAAGCGAGACCTCAACAGCCAATCACAGGTTATAACAGATACGATCAGGAAAGGTTTAAAGGAAAAGAAG AAACTGAGGGTTTCAAAATTGATACTATGGGAACTTTCCACGGCATGGCCTTAAAGTCAGTAACAGAAGGAGCCCAGGCTCGTAAGATGCCCCAACCTGCGCCTCAACCTGTACCCCAACCAGCTCCAGTCATTCAGCCTGTGTCCAGGCCAGTTTCCCAGGCCAGACCACCACCCAATCAAAAGAAAG GCTCAAGGACACCAATTATAATTATTCCGGCAGCTTCTACATCTCTAATTACAATGTTAAATGCTAAAGACATTCTACAAgatttaaa ATTTGTCAGCACAGAGGATAAGAAAGCACAAGGTGCTAAGAGAGACAACGAGGTGTTGATTCATAGAAGAAAAGATGGAGGCCTGACAGTGCCCTACAGAATCATTGATAACCCTCTCAAGCTGACACCAGACGATTG GGACAGAGTAGTGGCTGTATTTGTACAAGGTCCTGCTTGGCAATTTAAAAGTTGGCCATGGAATGGAAACCCTGTGGATATTTTTGCAAAAA TTAAAGCTTTCCACCTGAAATGGACTGAGCTACCCACAGATAACAATGTCCAGAAGTGGTCGGTGAACATTATGAACTTAGACAGGCATCGCAGACATTTAGATAGAGCAACACTTCAGAGATTTTGGGAAGTACTTGATAA ATATATGGTCCAGAATAAGCCTCATCTGCGCTACTAA